A genomic stretch from Neosynechococcus sphagnicola sy1 includes:
- a CDS encoding c-type cytochrome, whose protein sequence is MDNQLAKPEILIHKVAWLLLAAVMATIIILFGIHQVRISDPYVKSVLELPGNPAQGHAIFQMNCSGCHGLQADGHVGPSLRHVSDRKSRVALIYQVTSGKTPPMPQFQPSSQEMADLLKYLESL, encoded by the coding sequence TTGGATAACCAGCTGGCTAAACCTGAAATTCTGATCCACAAGGTGGCATGGCTGCTGCTAGCTGCGGTGATGGCAACGATCATTATCCTGTTCGGCATCCACCAGGTGCGGATTTCTGATCCCTACGTCAAGAGTGTGCTGGAATTACCCGGTAATCCTGCTCAGGGTCATGCTATTTTTCAAATGAACTGTAGTGGCTGTCATGGCTTACAGGCTGATGGTCACGTGGGGCCGAGCCTTCGCCATGTCTCCGATCGCAAGTCCCGGGTGGCCTTGATCTATCAGGTGACCAGTGGTAAAACTCCCCCCATGCCTCAGTTTCAGCCGAGTTCTCAGGAAATGGCTGATCTATTGAAGTATTTGGAGAGCTTGTAA
- the def gene encoding peptide deformylase has protein sequence MPSEVLVEKKKLKQPPLEIHYLGDRVLRQSTKRVTKIDDQLRQLVREMLQTMYSADGVGLAAPQVGMHKQLIVVDCDPEEPANPPLVLINPIIKQASPELELGMEGCLSIPNVFLEVRRSLAIEVSYKDEQGRPRTLQAKDFLARAIQHEMDHLHGVMFVDRVENTLMLNQELTKQGFAPQAVQPIAVGV, from the coding sequence ATGCCGTCTGAGGTTCTTGTCGAAAAAAAGAAGTTGAAGCAGCCCCCTCTGGAAATTCACTATCTGGGCGATCGGGTTCTGCGCCAGTCTACCAAGCGCGTGACCAAGATTGACGATCAACTCCGCCAACTGGTGCGCGAGATGCTGCAAACCATGTACAGTGCCGATGGCGTGGGACTGGCAGCTCCCCAGGTTGGGATGCACAAGCAATTAATTGTGGTGGACTGTGATCCGGAAGAACCCGCCAACCCACCCCTCGTGTTGATCAACCCAATCATTAAGCAGGCTAGCCCTGAGTTGGAATTAGGGATGGAAGGCTGTCTCAGTATTCCCAATGTCTTCTTGGAAGTCCGTCGTTCCCTGGCCATTGAGGTCAGTTATAAGGATGAACAGGGACGACCCCGAACCTTACAAGCCAAGGATTTTCTCGCCCGCGCCATTCAGCATGAAATGGATCACCTCCATGGTGTCATGTTTGTCGATCGCGTTGAAAACACCTTGATGCTCAACCAAGAATTGACGAAGCAGGGCTTCGCGCCCCAAGCAGTCCAACCCATCGCGGTGGGAGTTTAA
- the petG gene encoding cytochrome b6-f complex subunit V, with protein MVEPLLTGIVMGLIPVTLLGLFVAAYLQYRRGNQLGL; from the coding sequence GTGGTAGAGCCACTACTGACAGGAATTGTGATGGGGCTGATCCCCGTGACGCTGCTGGGGCTATTTGTTGCAGCTTATCTGCAATACCGTCGGGGTAATCAGTTAGGCCTTTAA
- the gcvT gene encoding glycine cleavage system aminomethyltransferase GcvT, with the protein MTAPNPPLLQRTPLFEQIQAQGARMTEFAGWEMPVQFAGVLQEHQAVRQQAGMFDISHMGKFHLRGGNLIGQLQGLVPSDLSRLLPGQAQYTVLLNPQAGIMDDLIVYYQGENHLGEQQCLLIVNAATTAKDHAWFMAHLDQSQVVLEDVSVHTALIAVQGPQATTLLQTLVKEDLTHLPAFAHVTGTILGQRGFLARTGYTGEDGFEVMVDPQIAAQLWQALLAAGVTPCGLGARDTLRLEAAMALYGQDINGTTTPLEAGLGWLVHLSTKGDFIGRSILEQQKQGGVQRQLVGLQMQGRNIARHDYPVLAAGTVVGTVTSGTLSPTLGYPIALAYVPSTLAQPGRVLEIAIRGKPYPATVVKRPFYRRP; encoded by the coding sequence ATGACTGCACCCAATCCCCCATTGCTCCAACGCACCCCACTCTTTGAGCAAATTCAAGCTCAGGGTGCCAGAATGACTGAATTTGCTGGTTGGGAGATGCCAGTGCAGTTTGCGGGGGTGCTTCAGGAACATCAGGCCGTGCGACAGCAGGCCGGAATGTTCGATATTTCCCACATGGGTAAGTTCCACTTGCGCGGCGGCAACCTGATCGGGCAGCTACAAGGGCTGGTTCCCTCTGATTTAAGTCGATTGTTGCCGGGGCAGGCACAATATACCGTATTGCTCAATCCCCAGGCAGGGATCATGGATGATCTGATTGTTTACTACCAGGGTGAGAATCACCTGGGAGAACAACAATGTCTGTTGATTGTGAATGCGGCCACAACGGCCAAGGATCACGCCTGGTTTATGGCTCATCTCGATCAGTCCCAGGTGGTACTTGAGGATGTCTCTGTCCACACAGCCTTGATTGCGGTTCAGGGCCCCCAGGCGACCACCCTATTGCAAACCCTGGTGAAAGAAGATCTCACCCATTTGCCCGCTTTTGCCCATGTGACGGGCACGATTCTCGGTCAGCGTGGTTTTCTAGCCCGGACGGGCTACACGGGGGAAGATGGCTTTGAAGTCATGGTAGACCCCCAGATAGCTGCCCAGTTATGGCAAGCTCTCCTGGCTGCGGGCGTTACCCCCTGTGGCTTGGGGGCAAGAGATACGCTACGTCTAGAAGCAGCCATGGCGCTGTATGGGCAAGATATTAATGGCACCACAACCCCGCTGGAAGCTGGACTGGGTTGGCTAGTGCATCTGAGCACTAAAGGAGACTTTATCGGGCGTTCGATCTTGGAGCAGCAAAAGCAAGGAGGGGTGCAACGGCAACTGGTGGGGTTGCAGATGCAGGGTCGAAACATTGCCCGTCACGACTATCCGGTTTTGGCAGCAGGTACAGTGGTGGGAACCGTTACCAGTGGCACCTTATCGCCAACCTTAGGCTACCCGATCGCCCTGGCTTACGTGCCATCGACCCTAGCGCAACCAGGTCGCGTCTTAGAGATTGCCATTCGTGGTAAACCATATCCAGCAACAGTGGTGAAGCGTCCCTTTTATCGTCGGCCCTAG
- the purL gene encoding phosphoribosylformylglycinamidine synthase subunit PurL, which yields MLTVPFSPQEIAAQKLTLAEYDEIVRRLGRHPNRAELGMFGVMWSEHCCYKNSRPLLKQFPTQGPRILVGPGENAGVVDLGNHLHLAFKIESHNHPSAVEPFQGAATGVGGILRDIFTMGARPIALLNSLRFGALEDARTRRLFTGVIAGISHYGNCVGVPTVGGEVYFDSAYTGNPLVNVMALGLMETSEIVKSGAQGIGNPVLYVGSTTGRDGMGGASFASAELSDQSNADRPAVQVGDPFLEKSLIEACLEAFKTGAVIAAQDMGAAGLTCSTSEMAAKGGVGIELDLDRIPVRESGMVPYEYLLSESQERMLFVAQAGREAELIQIFHRWGLHAVVAGTVIAEPMVRILFQGQVAAEIPASALADDTPLYRRALLAEPPEYAQQAWTWSPAQLPEDSVTGITTAREGFQTWTAVLLTLLDSPTIASKQWVYRQYDHQVQNNTVMLPGGADAAIVRLRPVEDSAPHPPTGVAATVDCNPRYVYLHPYTGAKAAVAEAARNLSCVGAEPLAVTDNLNFGSPEKPVGYWQLARACQGIAEACQALKTPVTGG from the coding sequence ATGCTCACTGTTCCTTTTTCTCCCCAGGAAATTGCTGCCCAAAAACTGACCTTGGCTGAGTACGACGAAATTGTTCGTCGCTTGGGTCGTCATCCCAACCGGGCAGAATTAGGCATGTTTGGTGTGATGTGGTCAGAGCACTGTTGCTATAAAAACTCCCGACCGCTACTGAAGCAATTTCCCACCCAGGGGCCCCGAATTTTAGTCGGCCCTGGGGAGAATGCTGGGGTTGTGGATCTAGGAAATCACCTGCATCTGGCCTTTAAGATTGAGTCCCACAACCATCCCTCAGCGGTTGAACCGTTTCAGGGTGCAGCGACCGGGGTCGGGGGCATCCTCCGGGATATTTTCACCATGGGAGCCCGACCGATTGCCCTCCTCAATTCCCTGCGTTTTGGAGCCCTCGAAGATGCCCGAACCCGCAGACTCTTCACCGGGGTTATAGCGGGCATTAGCCATTACGGCAATTGTGTTGGGGTTCCTACCGTAGGCGGTGAAGTCTACTTTGATTCAGCCTATACGGGGAACCCCCTGGTGAATGTGATGGCACTGGGCTTGATGGAAACCTCAGAAATTGTCAAATCAGGAGCCCAAGGGATTGGCAATCCCGTGCTCTATGTGGGTTCGACTACGGGACGGGATGGCATGGGGGGAGCCAGTTTTGCCAGTGCTGAATTAAGTGACCAGTCCAACGCCGATCGCCCAGCGGTGCAGGTGGGCGATCCATTCTTAGAAAAGTCCCTGATTGAAGCCTGCCTGGAAGCTTTTAAGACCGGAGCTGTGATCGCTGCTCAAGACATGGGAGCAGCAGGCTTAACCTGTTCCACATCAGAAATGGCCGCCAAGGGGGGCGTGGGCATAGAACTCGATCTCGATCGGATTCCAGTCCGGGAGTCGGGGATGGTGCCCTACGAATATCTGCTGTCAGAATCCCAGGAGCGGATGCTGTTTGTAGCGCAAGCAGGCCGAGAAGCGGAATTGATCCAGATCTTCCACCGCTGGGGTTTGCACGCCGTGGTAGCGGGGACAGTGATTGCCGAACCCATGGTGCGGATTTTATTTCAGGGACAGGTGGCCGCAGAAATCCCCGCTTCAGCCCTTGCAGATGATACGCCGCTCTATCGACGAGCACTCTTAGCAGAGCCGCCAGAATATGCTCAGCAAGCCTGGACTTGGTCACCCGCCCAGTTGCCTGAGGATAGTGTTACAGGTATTACTACCGCCCGAGAAGGGTTTCAGACCTGGACAGCGGTGTTGCTGACGTTATTAGATAGCCCCACCATTGCTTCTAAACAGTGGGTCTATCGCCAATATGACCATCAAGTGCAGAATAATACCGTGATGTTGCCGGGGGGTGCTGATGCGGCAATTGTGCGTTTGCGCCCTGTGGAAGACAGCGCTCCCCACCCACCCACGGGGGTCGCCGCAACGGTGGACTGTAATCCTCGCTATGTCTATCTCCATCCCTATACAGGGGCTAAGGCCGCTGTGGCCGAGGCCGCCCGCAACCTCAGTTGTGTTGGCGCAGAACCCCTAGCTGTCACGGACAATTTGAACTTTGGTAGTCCGGAGAAGCCCGTGGGTTACTGGCAATTGGCGCGCGCCTGCCAAGGAATTGCCGAAGCTTGTCAGGCATTGAAGACGCCAGTGACGGGGGGGTAA
- the rsmD gene encoding 16S rRNA (guanine(966)-N(2))-methyltransferase RsmD encodes MSLRVDGNRLLKTLPGLATRPTLARVREALFNIWQGTIPGCRWLDLCAGSGAMGAEALARGAALVVGIEQSSRACGVIQHNWQQIAAPEQQFRVLRGDVRSHIQQLRGQQFDRIYFDPPYASELYQPVITAIATCNLLADTGELAVEHAPRGWTLVSSEPLIVYRQKRYGNTALTFYRPQDRGG; translated from the coding sequence ATGAGTCTGAGAGTTGACGGCAATCGCTTACTCAAAACCTTGCCGGGACTGGCAACTCGTCCGACCCTTGCTCGGGTGAGAGAGGCGCTGTTTAATATTTGGCAGGGTACTATTCCGGGATGTCGTTGGTTAGATCTCTGTGCCGGCAGTGGAGCCATGGGGGCAGAAGCCTTGGCTCGGGGTGCCGCCCTGGTGGTTGGGATTGAACAATCGAGCCGAGCCTGTGGGGTGATTCAACACAATTGGCAACAAATAGCGGCTCCAGAACAGCAATTTCGTGTCCTGCGGGGAGATGTGCGCTCACACATTCAGCAACTCAGGGGTCAGCAATTTGACCGCATCTACTTTGACCCCCCCTATGCCAGTGAGCTTTACCAGCCCGTGATCACAGCGATCGCGACCTGTAACCTCTTGGCCGACACTGGTGAATTGGCGGTGGAGCATGCACCTAGGGGTTGGACCCTCGTGTCTAGTGAACCCCTAATAGTGTATCGACAGAAACGTTACGGTAACACAGCCTTGACCTTCTATCGACCCCAGGACAGGGGAGGCTAG
- a CDS encoding AIR synthase-related protein, producing the protein MYNETVDAQGQPQPIYPTPVIGMVGLIPDLGSICGQAWQAEGDRIYLLGIPLGRDGSCDRDTLPLVTLGGSEYLAVIHQTISGQPPETDFDLELRVQATCRQGIRNGWVGSAHDSAEGGVAIALAECCISGQRGARIHLTALPAPIRWDELLFGEGGGTDYCVRGS; encoded by the coding sequence TTGTACAACGAAACGGTGGATGCCCAGGGACAACCTCAGCCCATTTATCCCACCCCGGTGATTGGCATGGTGGGTCTGATTCCTGATTTGGGATCTATCTGTGGTCAGGCTTGGCAGGCTGAGGGCGATCGCATCTATTTGTTAGGGATTCCCCTGGGAAGGGATGGCAGTTGCGATCGGGATACCCTCCCCCTGGTCACCTTGGGTGGCTCGGAGTACCTAGCCGTCATCCACCAAACAATCTCAGGACAACCGCCGGAGACTGACTTTGATCTGGAGCTGCGGGTACAGGCTACCTGCCGTCAGGGAATTCGCAATGGCTGGGTAGGTTCGGCCCATGATAGTGCTGAGGGGGGGGTGGCGATCGCCCTCGCGGAATGTTGCATCAGTGGTCAACGAGGGGCAAGGATTCACTTGACGGCGCTGCCTGCCCCTATCCGTTGGGATGAGCTGTTATTTGGAGAGGGGGGGGGCACGGATTATTGTGTCCGTGGCTCCTGA
- a CDS encoding STAS-like domain-containing protein produces MARVDKFKVVVFDFSGEEAIGQAFADEVFRVFRRQHPEMEIISLNTNKDVAQMISRAQSLFDSLEENR; encoded by the coding sequence CTGGCTAGAGTTGATAAATTCAAAGTAGTGGTCTTTGATTTCTCAGGTGAAGAAGCGATTGGACAAGCGTTCGCAGATGAAGTTTTTCGCGTGTTCAGGAGACAACACCCAGAGATGGAAATTATCAGCCTAAATACTAATAAAGATGTAGCACAGATGATTAGTAGGGCACAAAGTCTTTTTGATTCTCTAGAGGAAAATCGATAA
- a CDS encoding efflux RND transporter periplasmic adaptor subunit, with the protein MDSSRRWLLLLGLICLSACAALDSPPGKAGKGSPNRPVPVVVATVVQRTVPISFQTTGTVQAYATVSVKSQVAGHLTAVYFQEGQEVQKGELLFTIDPRSLQAALDQALANRARAIAQVGQAQAELAQAEAQVNQARATVTKDLAQARNAEVQAQRYTSLLNQGAVSREQVDQFRTSSETQNAIVIADQSSVRNAIAAVASAKANVQSAEAEVKAATAAVDSAKVQLSYSAIRSPIEGQTGNLKVNQGNLVKDNDSEPLVVISQVRPIYVAFPIPQRLLPDLKTYQSQGKLAVEVLPVNDPGQPMRGQLVFVDSGVDPTTGTLQLKASFPNLTGRLTPGQFVNVVLRLTEEPNALVVPSQAIQTGQQGTFVYIVNPDKTVDLRSVTTGGTVKNQIVIKQGLQAGERVVIDGQFNLVPGATVREKPAPGSGKPEPGKPRDL; encoded by the coding sequence TTGGATAGCAGCCGACGCTGGTTACTCCTCCTGGGACTGATCTGTCTGTCTGCCTGTGCTGCCCTCGATTCGCCCCCAGGGAAGGCGGGCAAAGGCAGCCCTAACCGTCCGGTTCCGGTGGTGGTGGCCACTGTTGTCCAGCGAACTGTCCCGATTTCGTTTCAGACCACTGGGACAGTGCAGGCCTATGCCACCGTATCGGTGAAGTCCCAAGTTGCCGGACATTTAACGGCGGTGTACTTCCAAGAGGGGCAGGAAGTCCAGAAGGGAGAACTGTTATTTACCATTGACCCCCGCTCTCTCCAGGCTGCCCTCGATCAAGCCTTGGCAAACCGGGCAAGGGCGATCGCCCAGGTGGGTCAGGCCCAGGCCGAACTTGCCCAGGCAGAGGCTCAGGTGAATCAGGCTAGAGCCACGGTGACCAAAGATCTCGCCCAGGCCAGAAATGCTGAAGTCCAGGCTCAACGCTACACCAGCCTGTTGAATCAAGGAGCTGTTAGCCGTGAGCAGGTCGATCAGTTTCGCACCAGTTCTGAGACCCAGAATGCGATTGTGATTGCGGATCAGAGCAGTGTCAGAAATGCGATCGCAGCGGTGGCATCTGCCAAAGCCAATGTCCAAAGTGCTGAAGCCGAGGTGAAGGCAGCGACTGCGGCGGTTGATAGTGCCAAAGTCCAACTTTCTTATAGCGCAATTCGATCGCCGATTGAAGGACAGACCGGCAATTTGAAGGTGAACCAGGGCAACCTCGTCAAAGACAACGACAGTGAGCCTTTGGTGGTTATTAGTCAGGTTCGACCTATCTATGTTGCCTTCCCGATTCCCCAACGGCTGTTACCCGATCTCAAGACCTATCAATCCCAGGGCAAGCTTGCCGTTGAGGTACTACCGGTTAATGACCCCGGACAACCGATGCGGGGCCAATTGGTCTTTGTTGACAGTGGGGTTGATCCCACAACGGGCACCCTACAACTCAAAGCCAGCTTTCCCAATCTGACTGGACGGCTGACCCCCGGTCAATTTGTCAATGTGGTTCTAAGATTAACCGAGGAACCCAATGCCCTGGTGGTGCCCTCCCAAGCCATCCAGACCGGGCAACAGGGCACCTTTGTTTACATCGTCAACCCGGACAAAACCGTTGATCTCCGATCGGTGACTACGGGTGGCACCGTGAAGAACCAAATCGTGATCAAACAAGGTCTGCAAGCCGGAGAGCGGGTGGTGATCGACGGACAATTCAACCTGGTTCCCGGTGCAACGGTGCGTGAGAAACCAGCCCCAGGGTCTGGGAAACCCGAGCCCGGAAAGCCCCGCGATCTCTGA
- a CDS encoding TIGR00297 family protein — protein MSLSIYLLNPWIGAIALNTLFLGLIGWSPKKLLTPTGIIHAWILGVLIWGSLGWRGYLVVGCYFLVGSGVTRIGLAAKEAAGIAEKRSGARGPENVWGSALVAALCALGILLLPWLSLDAKTIAPLLLLAYIASFSTKLADTCASEVGKAYGQRTFLITTLQPVPRGTEGAVSLEGTLAGLVAALAIALLGWAVGMITLPDIGICVLAAFIATNIESVIGATLQTQLHWLTNEMVNVLNTAIGAIVAVGIAWVGHQWGLF, from the coding sequence GTGTCTCTCTCAATTTATCTCCTGAACCCCTGGATCGGCGCGATCGCCCTCAATACGCTCTTCCTCGGGCTGATTGGCTGGAGTCCCAAGAAACTGCTCACACCTACGGGAATCATCCACGCCTGGATTTTGGGGGTCTTGATCTGGGGTAGCTTGGGCTGGCGGGGTTATCTGGTGGTGGGCTGCTATTTTCTCGTCGGATCGGGGGTGACCCGGATTGGACTGGCGGCCAAGGAAGCAGCCGGCATTGCCGAAAAGCGATCGGGGGCACGGGGGCCAGAAAATGTCTGGGGATCAGCTCTGGTAGCGGCCTTGTGTGCCTTGGGGATTTTGCTACTACCCTGGTTATCCCTGGACGCTAAAACCATTGCGCCCCTCTTGCTCTTGGCCTACATCGCCAGTTTCAGCACTAAACTGGCGGATACCTGCGCCAGTGAGGTTGGCAAAGCTTACGGTCAACGGACATTTCTGATTACAACGTTGCAACCAGTTCCCAGAGGAACAGAAGGGGCAGTGAGTCTGGAAGGCACCCTCGCAGGTCTGGTCGCAGCACTGGCGATCGCCCTCCTGGGCTGGGCAGTAGGAATGATTACCCTACCGGACATTGGTATTTGCGTTCTTGCTGCCTTCATTGCCACCAATATCGAAAGTGTGATTGGGGCAACGCTGCAAACTCAACTTCACTGGCTCACCAATGAGATGGTGAATGTCCTCAATACAGCCATCGGGGCGATCGTGGCTGTAGGCATAGCCTGGGTGGGGCATCAGTGGGGACTGTTTTAA
- a CDS encoding efflux RND transporter permease subunit: MFPRSPRRQRFFFQGLHQTYAWSLRRSLKYHRLTMMISGAILMATIVLFGIIPKGFIPSTDIGQITANTQAAQDISFPEMVRHQQQVVAIIRRDPNVEGVNSTVGAGGPNASANAGRIFIRLKPRHDRPLSADAVVQELRPQLARVPGIKVFLQNPPAINIGGQQTKAQYQLTLQSPNLQDLYEYAPQLEERLRQFPTLQDVNSDLQINNPQVQVEINRQQASALGLTANQIESALSNAYGTRQVSTIYATDSQYQVILSVAPQFQQDANALDLLSIRTPTGQLVPLNAVATLTRDAGPLTVNHLGQLSSVTLSFNLKPGVALGSVTQEIEQTARQVLPDSVSVSFQGSAQAFQASLSGLGWLLLAAILVIYIVLGILYESFIHPLTILSSLPSAGFGALLTLLVFQVDLNIYAFVGIILLIGLVKKNGIMMVDFAIAARHQGKSAHDAIYEACLVRFRPIMMTTMAALMGTLPIALGFGAGADARRPLGLVVVGGLLFSQFLTLYLTPVFYTYMESWRSRWQPLRSPLAVQPLESEVR, from the coding sequence ATGTTTCCAAGGTCTCCAAGGCGGCAGCGGTTTTTTTTTCAGGGTCTGCATCAGACCTATGCCTGGAGTTTGCGGCGATCGCTGAAATACCATCGCCTGACCATGATGATCTCTGGTGCCATTCTGATGGCGACGATCGTATTGTTTGGAATCATTCCCAAGGGGTTTATCCCCAGCACCGATATTGGCCAAATTACGGCCAATACCCAGGCCGCCCAGGATATTTCCTTCCCAGAAATGGTGCGCCATCAGCAGCAGGTTGTCGCCATTATCCGCCGTGACCCCAACGTCGAAGGAGTCAATTCCACCGTTGGGGCGGGGGGGCCTAATGCCTCGGCCAATGCTGGCCGGATTTTTATTCGCCTCAAACCTCGCCACGATCGCCCCCTCAGTGCCGATGCCGTTGTGCAGGAATTACGCCCCCAGCTGGCACGGGTTCCCGGTATTAAAGTCTTCTTGCAAAATCCCCCCGCCATTAACATTGGGGGACAACAGACAAAAGCCCAATATCAACTCACCCTGCAAAGCCCTAACTTGCAGGACTTGTACGAGTACGCCCCGCAGTTGGAAGAGCGATTGCGCCAGTTCCCCACCCTACAGGATGTCAATAGTGATTTACAGATCAACAATCCCCAAGTCCAAGTTGAAATTAACCGTCAACAAGCCTCGGCATTAGGACTCACTGCCAACCAAATTGAATCCGCCCTCAGTAATGCCTATGGCACCCGCCAGGTTTCAACCATCTATGCCACCGACAGCCAGTATCAGGTGATCCTCAGTGTTGCCCCCCAGTTTCAGCAAGATGCCAACGCCCTCGACTTACTCTCCATCCGCACCCCCACAGGGCAACTGGTTCCCCTAAATGCGGTGGCGACCCTCACCCGTGACGCTGGCCCCCTGACGGTCAACCACCTGGGACAACTGTCCTCCGTGACCCTTTCCTTTAACCTCAAGCCAGGGGTTGCCCTAGGGAGCGTCACCCAGGAGATTGAACAAACGGCTCGTCAAGTATTACCTGATAGCGTGAGTGTCAGCTTCCAAGGATCGGCCCAGGCCTTTCAGGCATCTCTGAGTGGCTTGGGTTGGTTACTGCTGGCAGCGATTCTGGTAATTTACATTGTCCTGGGAATTCTTTACGAGAGTTTTATTCACCCCCTGACCATCCTGTCCAGTTTGCCTTCAGCGGGGTTTGGGGCCTTGCTGACCCTCCTAGTGTTTCAAGTAGACTTAAACATTTATGCCTTCGTCGGCATCATTCTGCTGATTGGGCTGGTGAAAAAGAACGGCATCATGATGGTTGATTTCGCCATTGCAGCCCGCCACCAGGGTAAAAGTGCCCACGATGCCATCTATGAAGCCTGCCTGGTGCGGTTTCGTCCGATCATGATGACCACTATGGCAGCGCTGATGGGAACCTTACCCATCGCTCTGGGATTTGGGGCCGGGGCGGATGCCCGCCGTCCCCTAGGGCTGGTGGTTGTCGGGGGGTTACTTTTCTCCCAGTTTCTCACCTTGTACCTGACCCCGGTTTTCTATACCTATATGGAATCCTGGCGTAGCCGCTGGCAGCCGTTGAGATCGCCCCTGGCAGTCCAACCACTGGAATCAGAAGTTCGTTGA
- a CDS encoding VOC family protein, protein MNQFLFHLAFPVGNIPQTKEFYAQGLGCETGRESAQALILNLYGHQLVAHVTPEPIIPQQGIYPRHFGLVFTQRNDWDALLARAQQHQLPFYQPPRQRFPELPLEHHTFFLVDPFHNLLEFKFYRHPEAIFGLQEHTQIGDRPGLSSP, encoded by the coding sequence ATGAACCAGTTTCTTTTCCATCTTGCCTTTCCCGTGGGCAATATTCCCCAGACCAAAGAATTTTATGCCCAGGGTCTGGGCTGTGAAACGGGTCGAGAGTCTGCCCAGGCGCTGATTTTGAATCTCTACGGTCACCAACTGGTCGCCCATGTGACCCCGGAACCCATTATCCCCCAGCAGGGCATCTACCCCCGCCACTTCGGCCTTGTCTTTACCCAACGCAACGACTGGGATGCCCTGCTGGCCCGTGCCCAACAGCATCAACTTCCGTTTTATCAGCCCCCCCGGCAGCGGTTCCCCGAGTTACCCCTGGAACATCACACCTTTTTTCTGGTAGACCCATTCCATAATCTGCTGGAATTCAAGTTTTACCGCCACCCTGAGGCAATTTTTGGTCTACAAGAGCATACCCAAATCGGCGATCGCCCAGGTTTGAGTTCCCCATAA
- a CDS encoding MarR family winged helix-turn-helix transcriptional regulator, protein MAETCLQERCDRMTSEPSTPNIPAQLCATELMAAMPPVMQFIRTEMRRQSASLLTVPQFRVLAFLSIHPKASLSDLAEHLGVTRATASAMTERLVQRGLIHRIEHPQKRRQVELTLTTAGATHLHQSHEHTRDQIAELMHHLTDEQLVNLLSGLMILRKVFEAATFEMAKKLERDQSAGEMGDQNPLVT, encoded by the coding sequence TTGGCCGAGACTTGCTTGCAGGAGCGGTGCGATCGCATGACTTCGGAACCCTCGACCCCGAACATTCCCGCCCAGCTGTGTGCCACGGAGTTGATGGCAGCCATGCCTCCGGTCATGCAATTTATTCGCACCGAAATGCGGAGGCAGAGTGCCTCATTGCTCACTGTGCCTCAGTTTCGGGTGCTGGCGTTTCTCAGTATCCATCCCAAAGCATCGCTATCTGACCTAGCTGAACATCTGGGCGTTACCCGCGCGACGGCATCGGCCATGACCGAGCGCTTAGTGCAACGGGGCTTGATTCACCGGATAGAGCATCCCCAGAAACGGCGGCAAGTTGAACTAACCTTGACCACAGCCGGAGCCACTCACCTCCACCAAAGTCATGAACACACACGGGATCAGATTGCTGAATTGATGCACCATTTAACCGACGAACAACTGGTTAATCTATTGTCAGGGTTGATGATTCTAAGAAAAGTCTTTGAAGCGGCTACTTTTGAGATGGCTAAAAAACTGGAGCGTGATCAGAGTGCTGGAGAGATGGGAGATCAAAATCCTTTGGTCACCTAA